In the Mytilus galloprovincialis chromosome 10, xbMytGall1.hap1.1, whole genome shotgun sequence genome, one interval contains:
- the LOC143049525 gene encoding uncharacterized protein LOC143049525 produces the protein MNVCILIFAVIKLALGLSDNYFSMEYNKRVSGDGYQYKSVNGVTEISCAYKCSVEINCCVANFDAHSQMCYLDMSGSCYSAPSHEKSWITIRRAREDLFNWAPWSKCSKTCEGGIRTRSHQHATIDNTGDVTSVENCHIFGCNDTVINCNGWKTKGLLDSQTALIEPITSNGIQLQAVEVYCDMEMENGVGVTVIEQTVNHCDD, from the exons atgaatgTTTGCATTTTGATATTTGCTGTAATAAAGTTAGCGCTCGGCCTTTCTGACAATTACTTTTCAATGGAATATAACAAACGGGTTTCAGGGGACGGATACCAATATAAAAGTGTAAATGGTGTAACAGAAATTAGCTGTGCATACAAATGTTCTGTGGAGATAAATTGTTGTGTGGCCAACTTTGATGCCCATTCTCAAATGTGTTATCTTGATATGTCGGGGAGTTGTTACTCAGCACCATCACATGAAAAGAGTTGGATTACAATTCGCAGAG CACGGGAAGATTTGTTTAACTGGGCTCCATGGAGTAAGTGCTCAAAAACTTGTGAAGGAGGAATAAGAACGAGGTCACATCAGCATGCCACCATTGATAACACCGGAGACGTAACATCTGTAGAGAATTGTCATATTTTTGGTTGTAATGATACTG TTATCAACTGCAATGGTTGGAAAACAAAGGGCCTATTGGATAGTCAAACTGCATTAATTGAACCAATTACATCTAATGGTATTCAACTGCAAGCAGTCGAGGTTTATTGCGATATGGAAATGGAAAATGGAGTTGGAGTAACTGTCATAG AGCAAACAGTCAACCATTGTGACgattaa
- the LOC143049234 gene encoding contactin-associated protein like 5-3-like: MHLCILILIAIKFAFGLSGNYFSLEYNKRISGLGYQYKSVSCVTEISCAYKCSVEINCCVANFDANSQTCYLDMSGSCYSAPQHEKSWTTIRRAREDLFNWSPWSKCSKTCDGGIRTRTHQNRHTTIDSAGNVTSIESCHHFGCNDTAINCNSWKTKGLLDSQTEFIEPITSNSIQLPAVQIYCDMEMENGVGVTVIDHDGERDVYVHGYEAHGSYSFNVTYDIPFEHVVAIIDSSQFCRQFVRWKCFDAQMWDGGNQKWNTYWTNRSTAYLATNEYKPQSLFFHGSEKKRICECGISQTCQQINVLCNCDINDSIWRSDEGYVTNKDALPIVAFFAGDTGHSMEKGEHFIGPIECYGTA, encoded by the exons atgcatCTTTGCATTTTAATACTTATTGCAATAAAGTTCGCGTTCGGCCTTTCTGGCAATTACTTTTCACTGGAATATAACAAACGTATTTCAGGGCTGGGATACCAATATAAAAGTGTATCTTGTGTAACAGAAATCAGCTGTGCATACAAATGTTCTGTGGAGATAAACTGTTGTGTGGCCAATTTTGACGCAAATTCTCAAACATGTTATCTTGATATGTCGGGGAGTTGTTACTCAGCTCCACAACATGAAAAGAGTTGGACTACAATTCGAAGAG CTCGGGAAGATTTGTTTAACTGGAGTCCATGGAGTAAGTGCTCAAAGACATGTGATGGAGGGATTAGAACCAGGACACATCAAAACCGACACACAACCATTGATAGTGCCGGAAACGTAACATCTATAGAAAGTTGTCATCATTTTGGTTGCAATGATACTG CTATCAACTGCAATAGTTGGAAAACAAAGGGCCTATTGGATAGTCAAACTGAATTCATTGAACCAATTACATCTAATAGTATTCAACTGCCAGCAGTCCAGATTTATTGTGATATGGAAATGGAAAATGGAGTTGGAGTAACTGTGATAG ATCACGACGGAGAGCGAGATGTATATGTACATGGCTATGAGGCACATGGATCCTACAGTTTTAACGTCACATATGATATTCCTTTCGAGCATGTAGTTGCAATAATAGATTCATCCCAGTTTTGTCGACAGTTTGTACGCTGGAAATGTTTTGATGCTCAAATGTGGGATGGTGGAAATCAGAAGTGGAATACGTACTGGACAAATCGAAGCACAGCCTACTTAGCAACCAATGAGTACAAACCTCAATCTTTATTTTTTCACGGATCTGAAAAAAAGAGAATTTGTGAGTGTGGAATTTCTCAGACCTGTCAACAGATCAATGTGCTCTGTAATTGCGATATCAACGATAGCATTTGGAGATCTGACGAAGGATACGTCACAAATAAGGATGCTTTGCCAATAGTCGCTTTCTTTGCAGGGGACACAG gACATTCCATGGAAAAAGGTGAACATTTCATAGGCCCAATTGAGTGTTATGGAACTGCCTAG